In the genome of Marinitoga hydrogenitolerans DSM 16785, the window TATATGTTTTTCTTAAATTAATTACTTCTAATATATTTTCCATTTAAATCACCTCTGAAATTCTTCTATCCTTAACTGTTCTTTTATGATTTGAGAAACTTTGTTTTTATACCATTTACAATTATTTTTTAATTCTTTTGCTTTTATAAAACCTCTAAGCAAACAACCATTACAGAAATATCTATATTTGCATTCTTTACATTCTTCAGAATTTAATTTTGGAGATTCTAAATTGAAAATATCATTTATATATTTTGAGTTGATATCATAAATATTCTTTATATTTTGTTTTATAGCATTACCTAAATTACTATTAAAGTATTTCATGTTATCCATTGTACACATTTTTATTTCACCTGTAGCTGAGATTACAACATGAGATGAAATACATCCACAATTAGAATCTTTTAACTGTCCGAATTCTATAAGGGATAGAAATTTTGGATATTTTTTGTTTATTTTATCCAATAATATATCCAACTGAATATATTCATTATCGTTTAAATATAAATTTTTGTTCATGTTTTTTGCTCTTCCTAATTCTATAACCGGGCTGATACCAAAAGATTTTATCCCTAAATTATATACCCAATCTGCAATCTCTTCAATCTCATCTAAATTTTTTGGAGTAACAATTGTTGCAATTCTCATATTAACTTTATTTTTTGCAAGTATATATATGTTGTTTTTTATTTTATTTAAAGAATTAGAAGTTTTAGTAAACCATTTTAAATATTCATCATTTAAACTATGCAAATCTATTTGAATAAATATTTTTGACTTATTTAAAATAATAGTATTCATAATTTCTTCAGAAATATATATTCCATTTGTTAATAATCCTATCTGTTTAAATTCTAGTTC includes:
- a CDS encoding radical SAM/SPASM domain-containing protein, translating into MKNFIANINNTYGIYINFQKSPKYRSLIIKDNYNIYPKVASIELTNKCNIKCLHCYGDFNSSLNNFISLNDAKKILYELKNLGVNIIELTGGEITTYPFLKEIITYALELEFKQIGLLTNGIYISEEIMNTIILNKSKIFIQIDLHSLNDEYLKWFTKTSNSLNKIKNNIYILAKNKVNMRIATIVTPKNLDEIEEIADWVYNLGIKSFGISPVIELGRAKNMNKNLYLNDNEYIQLDILLDKINKKYPKFLSLIEFGQLKDSNCGCISSHVVISATGEIKMCTMDNMKYFNSNLGNAIKQNIKNIYDINSKYINDIFNLESPKLNSEECKECKYRYFCNGCLLRGFIKAKELKNNCKWYKNKVSQIIKEQLRIEEFQR